A region of the Sminthopsis crassicaudata isolate SCR6 chromosome 6, ASM4859323v1, whole genome shotgun sequence genome:
TCTAGTAGTGATAATAAAATTATCACCTCAGGAATGCAAGTGCCCAATGGTCATAGGAGCAGCATCTACTGAATATAGAGTTGAGATTCTAGAGTTTGCTGAGATTAGATCACCAATCTAGAGTTATTCTATGTATCTTCTGGCTAAATAGGAGATAGAATAAGGAAGAAACCCTTCATCCTGAAGACAACTTTTTACTCAACTTTAATTGCCCTAGGTAAGGTgaagtcaagaaatatttattaagttctctcaataagcattttttttttaatttttatttctttccactttatttttttttgtttatttaatttttattttattttataattataaatatttttgacagtacatatgcatgggtaattttttacaacattatcccttgcacttgcttctattcagattttttcccttcctcccccaaccccctcccccagatggcaggcagtcttatacatgttaaatatattacagtctattctagatacaatatatgtgtgtagaaccgaatttcttgttgcacaggaagaattggattcagaaggtaaaaataacagtttacactcatttcccagtgttccttttctagatgtagctgattctgtccatcattaatcaattggaattggattagctcttctctatgttgaagatatccacttccatcagaatacatcctcatacagtatcattgttgaagtgtataatgatcttctggttctgctcgtttcacttagcatcggttgatgtaagtctctccaagcctctctgtatttctcctgttggtcatttcttacagaacaataatattccataacgttcatataccataatttacccaaccattctccaattgatggacatccattcatcttccagcttctagccactatgaaaagagctgccacaaacattttgggacatacaggtccctttcccttctttagtatttccttgggatataagcatttattaatgtaaTGTTGGCCAAGTTTTTTCCCTAAGTCCTCTGAGGGAAAGTCATTCAATTATGTAATAACTTCCATCTAATTcttcactttaaaatattaaggaaaaaactatgttaatatttgtgaaataattcTACCTGaaaatcaattcaatttttaGGAGATTTCATTTTTGGCAAGTGAAACAACAgagacattctttttttcttaaaattacttCTTTTGAGACCATATATATAAGGTCACTAGAGAGTCTATAGGGCCTAGGTCCCAAAGGATTTGGAGGCAAATAAAATTTCTTCATCAAAGTACACACACTCAGTAAAATGACCACACACTCAGTAAAATGATGTGTCTTTGAAATTGAGCTTTGTCATAAAATAGAGATAACCAGTCTGTATACAAATtgtaattttctattaatttctatTAATAAAGTATAGCAGTGGATTAATTTTGAGCATGATCAATAGAAAGGGTTTAGAGAGTGATCTAATTTAGTTCCTGTGTCACAAGACACTCTTTGTGTACTGTGAGCCTGGGAAATGAAATATGCAGGAGAATCAATGTATTTGGTGAGTATATGCCTATATTTGCTAATTTTTGACCATGCACTTTCCCTCGTCTATTGAATGAAAActggaatatttatttcaaaagttCCTTAAAGATAAAGCagaaaggaactaaaaaaaaagtgggaTTGGATGGGATTATCTCATCactttcatcattattatcatagtGAGCACTTTTTTAGTTGTGTAGGCAACTTATTATTAAGCAGGTTCAGCCAGTATAATCAAAGTGATTTTGTGGTATCCTCCACAAAATCTTTTCAGTACATGTATTAAAATAATACAGATATGTATAAAGACCAATATTAATGCCATGTAGCTATCATTAAAGGTCCACTGGTAGTTACACTCAAGGTTGCAGAAAACAAGAGACTGAGGAATGTATGGGGAAGACAGGACTCTTAGGCAAAGCTTAACTTAAGCAAATTATATATGAAAGACTAGACATAAGTCAATAAGGATCAAGAGGGTTAATTTAATGGTAGATTAAGAATCTAGATACAATCCAGGTTTGCATTCTGCCTGTAAAAAATTCTAGCTGAGtgaaaatggggggaaatgttAATGTCTGTAAACCAAAATAATTATCTAAAACTAGCCATTTTAAGATGTCTAAGCTGTATCAGTGGAGACTGTTTTCATTTCTGAAGCTCCTTATAACATTGGAAGCAAAGATACAGACGGTAATCACACTCTTTGACTCTAAATTATTATGGAGATTTTCTCGAtaaactgaaaattatttttagaattattttctaaagtgttcagaaaaaaagcaattgtaACAAAAACAAATCTGCAGTCAACTTAAAACTTTGacaataaaaatagtttatttgcCGTAAATTAATATGTTTGACAACTATAATGCTACCATAGTTGACAagtatgaaatgtaaaataaaacctgaaaagagacctgtgtgtaaaGTGGACAAGCATGACAGTCTTCAGTAGAGTAGCATAGAGCCTCAAGTAGTGGGATGGaaactaagaagaaaaagaaaataactttcatGTTAGGCAGATCTTCTGAATAGTTAAGATGTAGCAAATACATTTCCTGACATTAATGGCTCAAAATTCCTTCTAGTAAAGTGGATACCTGCACACAAAGatagatattaatattaaaacaCACGAATGCCTTTTGTATCTTACAAAATTTTCCTATAGATTTGAGAGGAGAGAATGAGCAGAGAATGGTAAAGGAATGCtttgaaaattgagaaatatgCTTGAAAGTTaagcaaaaatttaaattttctacaATTAGAAAAGTTTAAAGGGGTCACTGAGGCAAGGAGTGTGGTGAGAACAAAGATGTGgaagcaaaaatatatattgtgttGATGGTATAGAGAATGTATACTTTGAATGGGAACTACTGCTAGCCATACAAATATAATTGGGATGGTAAATCCTAGTACATGACTATAAAGTTAAGGAAAGACTTGAATGTCAGGATAAGAATTCGAGACTGGTTTTGAATAAAATCTGAAACAGAAGTATctccatttttaaagatgagagagAGGGTAGTGTAAGAGAGGTGGAACTGGAACCATATCAGGATCGCAGCTCTGCTGTTTGATGCCTATGTAATCCTGAACAAATATCCGATATGGACAAGattgaaaaagtaataaaaaatctagaaagataaacaggtttgtggaaagattttttttaatttactttttgtttcttgttGTGCTacttactgttttatttttgattgttAACTTTTTAATTATCCTGCAGATGGTTGAGTTTATCCATATGCAAACAATGTGCAATACACACATGCATCtttgtgtatgtttatgtgtgaatatatgtacatataaaatacacacatatgtataattatatatacaatcCCATAAACACACACAAAGGTAAACACTGGTCATGCACACATGAtacaaatccaaaagaaaaaaaattagtcaactGTATGAAGAGTGAAAGAACTAGAAGGGAGCTCTTTATTCTAGCTCCATCTTTGAAGAATTTAGTATAGAGGGTCTGGATTAAAAgacattgagcaagtcatttgactacCTTTTGTGCCACAGGAatgaaaatgtgaggaaaaaaaattgaatgatcAAAGAGCAAttgggtggttcagtggatagaacatggCTCTGGAGTCAGTGAGTTCATATCTGGAATCAGACATTCATAGTTGGGTGACAAAGACAAATAATAATCCTCTTTGCCTcgatttcctcaattgtaaaatgagttgggaaaggaaatggcaaataaggaaaaccccaaatagattCAGAAACAatgggacatgattgaaaaagaaacaaaagtctcAGGTAACTCTGTAATTGCATGTTATAAATAGTTCTCACCAGcatttctttacatatatactatgtaaTAACTGATTGTATAGATTATATAGATGagaattatatagattatatagaatatatagatgAGAATTTGGGAGAGACATTTAAAATGGAATAATGACTATAAGTTCCAGATGTCCTTCATAGAAGCTCAGgaatcatataaatattttgggggaaaatgaaaGCTCATTAGAATTTAAGAACTTAAGAAATTTCAACTATTGGCCACAGCATTACAACAGAAACATAGTTAAGGGGAAAATATCCCAGGAGAGAAACTTTTGTTCACGAGAGATAAGAATAATTGAAAGGAAAATCCTGGAATTTGTACATTTAAAGAAGGAATTTGCGGGTTATAGAAGCCTTGGAAGCTACATGTAGAAAAATGTTAAAGTGGTAAAGACTGGAGTGAAACTTAATAGTATTAATGTTGAATGAAATGTGATATTGGAATAATATACACAGCTACACTTACTAGGTAGCACATTCTCTTACAAAAGTCCATTGATTAAAGACAGCTAGGGAAGTTGGAGAATAATCTTCTGTTAGGCTTCCATAAAAAGAGAAGTCCAAATTTAAATGTTGACTCCTGGCTCATCTTCATGACCCATTTCATAATCCTCATGTCATGTATCTTACTTCTCATTAAATTAAACCTCCACCATCTTTGGTTCatttctttatgtctctgtcctctgtctctgtgtctctcttgtgtctttgtctttttcctgtctttgtgtttctctcaGTGTCTCGTCTCTATAGCTAGCAAGCtagtcatttatttgtttttattttctgttttgtctttttaaattgttttctagtcAAAAGATAATCACTACATTGtgctattttttaaagagatataCTTGATCACTTTCTATAAAGAAAGATAAGTTACTAGATCTCTAAAAAACCCCTCTTTTAggctttctctaatttttcctaGTAACTTCATGTTGACTTGTTTTCCACCAACTATATAGAAACCATTTGAGATGGTTGAATCTAGGGTTCAACAAATAGGGAACTACCTTGTCCATCTAGAGACAATTTTCAtaacatttacaaaaaataaaaaggacccTAAGATTTAAGGCACAAATTTGGAAATGATGTTAAAACATTGAATATATACTGTGATATCTGGGATTCAAATTTAAATATTGTCTAGTGTAACCTCatattttatagagcaataacTAGAAATCtgcctctgaagtcaggagaacctgaagtCAAATCCAAACTCAAGATGCTAGCTGTGAACATACATCTGGGTAAGTCTTTTAACCTTTGTCAGCATCAGTTTcccaatttataaaaattaaataataaagcaATTTACCTCTCCAGGATATTTTTGAAGATCATTTTCATAATAATCACAAAGTACTTAGCACCATACCTGGCACAAAGAATAGTTAGTTTTTATTGTTAGTATAAATCTTAGGAAAATAGGTGAAATGATTGATTAATAATTACACAATCATTAAGGCTCATGAACTATATTGAAATTGTTCTAACTTTAATAGGGCTCTATGTTCTGGGTATTAACTTTAACACTTTTCAAACATCATcccatttggtcttcacaacgaCTCAAGGGAGTGTTTTCTCCATTTGAAAAacgaggaaattgaggtaaatagtgGCTAAATAAATTTTTAGAGTCACATAAGTATCTGAGCTTAGATATGAACTTAGAGTACTGTGTGGAATCAGTAAAACCTATCACTTAGCTACCTCTACAGCAAAATATTGCCATATGTAAATTTTTATGTTAAAGAACACATTATCTGAATTTTATTGCCATACTCATTTACTGAAACATGGTGTATGTAAAAATTCCTCAACAGATTCTACCTGCTGAAATTTGTCCAAATAATAGCTCCAACTTGTGCTATCGTAGCataactataaaaaaaatttacaatatatatatatatatatattctcctcCTTTACCATCTATTAATTCAAGACAAAATTAGGAAATGTCTTATATTTTTAGTGCTCAAAACATGCctgtacatgcacatatatagtatatatgtatgaatgacACTGtgggtatttatatatatatatatatatatatatatatatatatatatatatatatatatatatatatatatatatatgtgtgtgtgcatgcctatatacacacatatgtgcacatatacacattcatatacacattACTGTGTGATGTATGTATATGACTTAGTGAGTTTATATATATCCGTGTAtaaacattacacacacacacagacacacacacactatatatatatatatatatatatataaacatatatatgtactttgtgtatatatatatatatatatatatatgtgtatgtacttaTATTTAAAGAGATAGTGTGTTAGAGTTTTGAcatctttttctgtcttccaGAAAAGTGAATTATATCAAATGGGTAGAATGTCATACACAGGATGATGCAATGAACACCAAAACGGAAGGTGAGATTAAGGACCTTTGTCCTTTCACTTTAATGTATAAAGAAATGAGGTAGACTGCCTTATGAGTTAAGGGGCTCCTACATTTAAGAGTTCTAAATGAGCTTCACTTTTTAGAATGGACATTTCATGAAGTAGAAATTTTACCAATTCAGTGAATTTTTACCCATCtatataatcaaattattatCTTTCTCACTGTACCTTTGGCTCTCAGAACAAATGTATAGGATTGAAAGTGATACTTACTTTGAAATTAATCCTATtactattttcataattataataataatttgtaattcACATTTTATATCCCACACCCTTAGCTACAGTTCCACAATTTTGCTCATGTTTTACTCCTCCTAAccatttctctccattctctccaACAGAAACATGATAACCACTGACAAAAATCAGAGTGCAACAGTCATGTTCATCCTCTTAGGATTCTCAGAGAATCCAGAGCTCCAGGTGCCCCTCTTTCTACTGTTCCTCACCATCTATTCAGTCACTGTGGTGGGAAACTTGGGCATGATTGTGATCATCAAGATCAACCCCAAACTCCACACCCCCATGTACTTTTTCCTCAAGCACTTGTCTTTTGTGGATTTCTGTTACTCCACTATAGTTACACCAAAATTGCTAGAAATTTTAGTTGTAGAAGATAGAAGCATTTCCATCAAGTCCTGCATCTCACAGTTTTCCGCTGCTGTCACCTGTGTGGTGACAGAGATGGTGGTGTTGTCCGTGATGGCCTATGACCGCTTTGTTGCCATATGCTATCCTTTGATCTATCCAATTTCCATGTCTCCGAAGTTCTGTGCTGGGCTAGTGACTGTTGCATATGCATGGGgcataatttcttctattatattcACTTATTCACTTCTTATAGTGTCATTTTGTGTGAccaaaatcattaataattttgtatGTGAATACTCTGTCATCCTCTCTGCTTCCTGCTCTGATAAACACTTCAGTGAGACAATATTTCTTATCTTTGCAAATCTCAATACATTATCTACCTTGGTCATTATTCTTACatcctatctttttatttttgtcactaTCCTCAAAATGAATTCAGCCAGTGGGAGATATAAAGCTTTCTCCACTTGTGCCTCCCATCTGACAGCTATTACTATCTTCTATGGGACCattcttttgctttattgtattccCAACTCTCAAAACTCATGGCTTTTTGTCAAAGTAGGATCTGTTTTTTATATTGTGGTTATTCCCATGTTAAATCCCTTAATATATAGCCTAAGGAACAATGATGTAAAGGAAACCTTCAAGAAATTAATGCATCTCAAAATTATTTCTCAGTAACATTACTGATATGAATTATGTTATTACTTGCTAAACTGATTATAATGGAATGTATGgtgatatttatttaattctgaattCTATTAGTTCTCTTCTCTGGTGTTTACatgcacaatttttaaaaatgtctgaaGAAATGTCACAGAAAGCCTTAGGTAAATGAAGAGAGAATatttgaaatgagaaaaagcaCTGGAGTAAAATCATTACAATGTGTTCCATAATGTAACATCAACCTCGGAAACTTATTAACGCTTCTTGaaaatttattatgaaaatatatctaTCGCTTCTACAATATTTGAAGCTTGGTTtctatatttcattctttatatttccattatttcataggagaaaaaaacaccaaaaatgtAAGTAAAACATTAGTTAGATAAGCTTGtaatttgggtttgtttttttgtttatttgtttgtttgttcttttgtcTGCCAGAAACAAATATTTTGCTGAATGAGATTATTTGACGTTCATAGGGGACAATGATCCTGGATGAAGTCAAAGAATTAATAGAATTCTTAAAAAGTAAATGTTTGTCCTACAAAGTGATTAGTACCATTTTTggaaaataatgaatgtttagtatctgttggttgattgattcatTTGTACAATGGAGAGAGATTCCTGGCTCTGCCCTCATTAACATGAGCAACTcatcttagaaattatttttgtttatttttttctttgatgaatggaatgaaagaagcctttccaataaaaaatgaaagataattgtACATAAAATTCAAATCTGttgtatataaatgctatcaagGTCTGAATTAAATACATTGTTCATGTAGGAAGGAATTGTAGATGTTAGAGACATCAAATTAAATGCCTATTAATTCTTATACATAAATTGTGTAGTGGGTTTTAAGAGAAAGTGCAGTTGTTAAAGGACAGGTACTGAGAAAAAGAGTTTGTAaaagagcaaattggaactaacACTGAAGGAAGTAGGTCATgaagtaaattaattttatgtCTCTACTGGCTTAACAGAAGATAGAATAGGAAGAAATACTTCATCCtgaagccatttaaaaaaaaaaaagttttaattatccTGGGCAAAGTGAAgtccaaaaaaaatcattaaattatttcatgaaacatttttttaagggACCATTAGCCAAGTGATACTCTATGTCATCTGAGAGTAAATCATTCAATTATGTGATAATTTGCATCTAACTATCTTATAATCTTAGGGAAAATATGCTAATAGTTGTGAAGGAATTCTAATTGCAAGATCATAGTAATTTCTACTAGATTCCATTTTTGGAAAGTGAAATGGCAAAGACTTTTTTTTggaattatttcttttgagaCCATACATATAGGGTCAGTAAAGGGTCTCTAGGGCCTGAGTCCCAAGAGACTTGAAGACAAATGTAGAATCCTCATCAAAGTGCCACACTCAGgtttcagataaaataaaatggcatGTCTTTTACATTGAGCTTGGTTGTGAAATGTCAGGAACCACGTCCTCTTTGTCCTGTCAAGTAAACAAGActgtgattttattttccttttgaaatgttTAGCAGTGGATTAATTCTGAGCTTGATCACAAGGATGGGGTCAGGGAGTGATCAAATCATGAAACTACCATGTCAAAGCTTAGTTTGTGTGTAGTATCGATTTAGGAAAAGAAACATCCAGGAGGTTGGATGTTCTGGTGAGTAGAAGTATCTGAATATTTCCTCACATGCACTTTTCCTACTGGCCTATTGACTGGAAACTAGAATACTCCTTTCAATAGTTCCctgaaaaataaagcataaagAAACTGTCCAAAAATGGGAGTGGGTAGAAAAATTTCAGATCACTTtcatcattattcatttttagttGTCCATGGAATTTAATATTAAAAGGTATCAACCAGAGTAATCag
Encoded here:
- the LOC141546458 gene encoding olfactory receptor 1165-like; translated protein: MITTDKNQSATVMFILLGFSENPELQVPLFLLFLTIYSVTVVGNLGMIVIIKINPKLHTPMYFFLKHLSFVDFCYSTIVTPKLLEILVVEDRSISIKSCISQFSAAVTCVVTEMVVLSVMAYDRFVAICYPLIYPISMSPKFCAGLVTVAYAWGIISSIIFTYSLLIVSFCVTKIINNFVCEYSVILSASCSDKHFSETIFLIFANLNTLSTLVIILTSYLFIFVTILKMNSASGRYKAFSTCASHLTAITIFYGTILLLYCIPNSQNSWLFVKVGSVFYIVVIPMLNPLIYSLRNNDVKETFKKLMHLKIISQ